The genomic region GGCGTCGATGGGTTTCTGGCTGCCTTCGATGGCCGCTGCTTCACCGGTAGCACCGAAGTTGGAGAACAGCACCGAGTTGATCGAGCGGTTCATCGCTTTCGCCATCAAACGCGTGAGCAGGATGCCTGCGGCGCCGACCATCATGCCGGCGATGATCAGGGCTTCGTTGCCCAGCACATAGCCTTCGAACGCGACCGCGAGACCGGTGAAGGCGTTGTACAGCGAGATGACCACCGGCATGTCGGCGCCGCCGATGGGCAGGGTCATCAACACGCCCAGCGCCAGCGCGGCGATGAAGAACGCGACGATGTACGGCACTTCGAGGGTGTACAGCGCCAACGCGCCGAGCACGATGGCGGCGATGCCGACCAGGGCGTTGAAGATCTGCTGGCCGGGGAAGGTGTAGCGCTTGTCCATGCGGCCGTCGAGCTTGGCCCAAGCGATGATGGAACCGGTGAGCGAGACCGCGCCGATCAGCGCGCCGATCACCGCGAGCGCCAGCGTCCAGACGTTGGGCGCATGGCCTGCGGCGGAATACTTGAACAGTTCGACCGCACCGATGGCCGCAGCGGAGCCGCCGCCCATGCCGTTGAACAGCGCGACCATCTGCGGCATGTCGGTCAGCGCGACCTTCTTGCCCCAGGTCCAGTTGACGGCGATGCCGATGGCGATGCCGGCGGCCATCAGCGCGATGTTGTGCAGGCCGGGCAGGAAGAAGGTGGCGGTGGTGGCGATGAGCATGCCCACGCCCGCCCACTGGATGCCGCTGCGCGCGGTCTTGGGCGAGGCCATGCGCTGCAGGCCGAGCAGGAACAGGGTGGCGGCGATGAGATAGCTGGCCTTGACCAGCAGCGTCAGCAGTTCGGGCATGCTCATGCCTTCTCTCCCTTGCCGCCGGTGGCGGGCTTCTTGGAAGACTTGAACATGTCGAGCATGCGCTCGGTCACTACGTAACCGCCTGCGGCGTTGCCGGCCCCCAGCAGCACGGCGATGAAGCCGATGGCCTTCTCCAGGGGGGTATCAGCGTGGCCCAGCACCACCATGGCGCCGATCAGGACGATCCCGTGGATGAAGTTGCTGCCGGACATCAGCGGGGTATGCAGGATCACGGGGACCCGCGAAATGATCACATGCCCGGCGATCGCCGCGAGCATGAAGATGTACAGCGCCACGAAACCATCCGCCATCGTCGTTCTCCACATAGGGTCTGTCGGCATCATAACCGCGACATGAATGGCGCGGGGGCGTGTCAACCGGCCGGCCGTGGGGGCGTTCTCTTCCCTGCCCGCAGGCCTGCCGCACCGACATTCCTCCCTTCCAGAAGGACAACCCATGACATTGCCGCTGACCAGATCGCTGATCACCGTTTCCCTGCTGCTGGCGGCCCTGGCCGCAGGTACGGCCCAGGCCGCCGACCGTGGCGACCGCGTCGAGCGCCGCTTCGACCACCGGGGCGACCATATCGACAACCGCCTCGACCGCAAGGGCGACCGCATCGACGAGCGCCTGGACCGCCGGGCCGAAGTCGCCGAGAACCATGGCCACGAGCGCCGCGCCGCCCATTTCGACAACAAGGGCGACCGCATCGAGAACCGCCTCGACCACAAGGGCGACGTGGCCGACAACCGCCTGGACCGTCGCGGCGAGCGCCTCGACCGGCGCTGGGACCACAGGCATTGAGTCTCCGCTCCGATGGCAGACGGTCGCGCCGCCGATGACCTTCGTGGCCTTAAGCTTGCACGCGTGAGCTCCGATGACACCTCCACGCGTGTTTCCTCGGCCGCCTCCTCCCCGGGGGCGGCCGAGGACTTTTCCCTTGATGCGTTCCTTGAGGGCATTTCGGCGCGCGCGTTCCGCTTCGCCGAACTCGGGCTGCGGCATCGCGAGGACGCACTGGATGTGGTGCAGGACGCGATGATCCGGATGATGGGCTATCGCGAGCGGCCGTCGGCGGAGTGGACACCGCTGTTCTGGAGCATCCTGCGCAGCCGGATCGTGGATCTGCAGCGGCGCAGTCTGTTCCGGATGCGCTGGCTGGTGTCGCCGAGCGCGAAAACGGAGGACGACGATGCGATCGACTGGATCGATCAGGCGCCCGACGATGCCCCCGATCCATCGCGGACGCACGACAACCGCGAGACCTATCGATCCGTGGCCACCGCGCTGCGCACGCTGCCCGCGCGCCAGCGCGAGGCCTTCACCCTGCGCGTGCTGGAAGACTGCGATGTCGCCACCACCGCGCGGATCATGGGCTGCAGCGAGGGGTCGGTGAAAACCCATCTCTCGCGGGCCCGCGACACTTTGCAACGACAGTTGGAGGATTTCCGATGACTTCGGACCACCCACGCCAGGATTCGCACACCGCGCTCGATGAGGCCGCGCGCCGCGCGCATGCCGCATCGCTCGACCGTCTCTCGCCACGGGTGCAGGCGCAGCTTGCGCAGCGCCACCGCGCAGCGATGAAACAGGCCTCGGGCCCGGCCCCCGTGCGCGTCTGGCCGATGCTCGCGCTGGGCAGCGCCGCCGCGCTGACGCTCGCGGTCGGGCTGTTCGTGGTGCGCGACAACCGCGATGGCGGCGCGCCGAAACCGGCGGGAACGATCGCCGCCGCATCGGACATCGAAGCGGCCTCCGGAACGAACGTGCCTGCGGCCGACACCGGGACGTCATCCGCGCCGGTCATCGCCAGTGCCGATGCGCCGGATGTCGCCGTCGATGCCGTCGCCGTCGACGACACTCTCATCGACAGCGCATCCACCGACGGCATGCCCATCGAGAACGACGCGCTGCCCGAGGAACTGCTCGCTGCGGAATTCGATACCGCAGACGAGACCATGGGCTTCGACGCACTGCAGGAAAGCCCCGATTTCTATCTGTGGCTGGGCTCGGAAGAGTCGCAGGCCGATGTCACGGAGTCGCTATGAACCGCTCGAACCGTCTTTTCATCCTGGTCTGCGCGCTGCTGCTCGCCCTGTCGGGCATGGCGTTCGCGCAAACGCCCCCGCCGACTGCGCCATCCACCCAGCGCACGGCGCAGGCGCCGGAATGGGAGCGTCTGACCCCGGCTCAGCGCGATGCGATCATGACCGTGGTGCGCGAACGCTGGGACGCGAACCCCGGACAGCGCACGCGCATGCTGCAGCACGCGGAACGCTGGCAGCGGATGACGCCGGAGCAGCGGCAGCGCGCGAAGGCGGGCGAGCGCCGCTGGAAACAGATGTCGCCCGAACAGCGCAAACACGCGCGGGCGACATTCGAGCAGCGCCGCGACCTTCCGCCCGCACAGCGCGCCCCGCTGCGCGAACAGCTCAAGGCGATGCCGAAGGAGCAGCGTCGCGAGTGGATACGCGCGCATCGGCGCAATCAGGACCTTAACCAGAACCTCGATCAGGACCGTAACCGGGCCCCGACCCGATGACCACGATGCGTCGTCGTCCGTGGCCGGGTTTGGCGTTCGTCCTGTTGCTGGCCCTGGGCGCGGCGTTCCGTCAACCGGCGCCTGCGGCAGCGCAAGCCACCGCCAGCGCAGCTCCGATGATGCATGAGGTCGCCTACGGACCGGATCCGGCGCAGCGTTTCGATGTGTATCTGCCGGACACGTCACCACTGAAAGGCGCACCGACCATCTTCTACGTGCACGGCGGCGGCTGGCGGCGCGGCGACAAGGCGATGCGCGGCCTGATCGAAGCCAAGCAGAAGCGCTGGACCGCAGCGGGTGCGATCGTGATCTCGACCAATTACCGGATGCTGCCGGACACCGATCCGATCGAACAGGCGCGCGATATCGCGCGCGCGGTCGCAAAGGCGCAGGACACGGTCGCCGCGCTCGGCGGCGATCCGGACGGTTTCGTGCTGATGGGGCATTCCGCCGGCGCGCATCTCGTCGGGCTGTTGGCGGCATCGCCGGCGATGGTCCGCCAGGCCGGCGTGAAACCATGGCGTGCCAGCGTGCTGCTGGACGGCGGCGCGATCGATACCGAGGCGACGATGCGGGGCCGCAATCCACCGCTGTTCGACGACGCCTTCGGCAAGGATCCCGCCTACTGGCGCGCGGCCTCGCCGCTCGCTCAATTGAACACGAAGATCGCGCCCGTACTTGCCGTATGCGCCAGCGGGCGTCGCGATTCGTGCCCCGCCAATCGATTGTTCCTCGACAAGGCGGCGCGCTTCGGCACGCGCACGCAATTGCTGGAGAAACCGATGTCGCACATGGAGATCAACCGCGATCTTGGCGAAGACAACGACTACACCCGCGAGGTCGAAGCCTTCCTGCGCGGCGTCGGCGTGCCGCTGCAGGGCTGAGGCACGCGCTCAAGGCATCCGCGCTTCACCTCATCAAGGGCAAGCGCGGCCTTCCATCGTCAGCACTGCCGCGTACTGCGGCAGTGCCGGGATCTTCCCGGCCGCCGCCTGGCGCTTGGCGTCTTCCAGGTAGATCCGCGGCCGGCCTTCACCGTCGAGCTGGGGGGCGTTGTTGGTGGGCTTGCGCCAGATCCGGATCACTGCCTGCTGCGCCGGGCAACCGGCGTTGGGGATACGGATCAGGTCATTGAGGATCCAGCCCGCCTCGGCGGACGGGTTCGCCTTGGCCGGGTCGACCAGCCGTGCGCGCGGCTGGCAACGCTTGCCGGTGCGCGCGGCGCCGTAGCGGTACGGCGTGGCGGTGTCGGCCGCAAAACTGCCCTGCAGATAGGCGCAGACCTCGGGGATGATCCGGATGGTGTGCACCTTGCCGGGCGACTGCGCCGGAAAGGGTTCGCGCTGGATTTCGGGGGTTTGCGCCGGGGCCGCAGGCGCGACGGACGACAGGAACAGCGACAGGCAGGCGATGGTCGTGAAGCGCATGGGCGTTCTCTGGGGGCCGGAAAGCGGCCGGGAAGGCTTGGGCAAACTGCCCGACACCGCGTGAACCCGCGCTGGCTTGGCCGGATCGGCGGGCCGGGCCGGCACGGTGCTGCGACGCACCGCCGCATGTCGGCTCGCCGGCGGAAGGGGCGTTGGCCGGTTCCAATGGGGGCGGCCCCTATGCCATAGTCGCCCGGTTAAACGCGGCCGAAGCCTCGCGACGTCGCCTTTCCACGTCACTGTTT from Lysobacter sp. harbors:
- a CDS encoding NAD(P)(+) transhydrogenase (Re/Si-specific) subunit beta, whose amino-acid sequence is MSMPELLTLLVKASYLIAATLFLLGLQRMASPKTARSGIQWAGVGMLIATTATFFLPGLHNIALMAAGIAIGIAVNWTWGKKVALTDMPQMVALFNGMGGGSAAAIGAVELFKYSAAGHAPNVWTLALAVIGALIGAVSLTGSIIAWAKLDGRMDKRYTFPGQQIFNALVGIAAIVLGALALYTLEVPYIVAFFIAALALGVLMTLPIGGADMPVVISLYNAFTGLAVAFEGYVLGNEALIIAGMMVGAAGILLTRLMAKAMNRSINSVLFSNFGATGEAAAIEGSQKPIDASDVAAMMAFAERVVIVPGYGLAVAQAQHKIWELSQRLIERGVKVKFAIHPVAGRMPGHMNVLLAEAGVPYDLIVDMEDINPEFANTDVSLVIGANDVVNPVAKTDPASPIYGMPILDVVNSKNTIVIKRGKGTGFAGIENALFYADNTRMLYGDGAEMASALVSELKALDGGH
- a CDS encoding NAD(P) transhydrogenase subunit alpha, coding for MADGFVALYIFMLAAIAGHVIISRVPVILHTPLMSGSNFIHGIVLIGAMVVLGHADTPLEKAIGFIAVLLGAGNAAGGYVVTERMLDMFKSSKKPATGGKGEKA
- a CDS encoding RNA polymerase sigma factor is translated as MADGRAADDLRGLKLARVSSDDTSTRVSSAASSPGAAEDFSLDAFLEGISARAFRFAELGLRHREDALDVVQDAMIRMMGYRERPSAEWTPLFWSILRSRIVDLQRRSLFRMRWLVSPSAKTEDDDAIDWIDQAPDDAPDPSRTHDNRETYRSVATALRTLPARQREAFTLRVLEDCDVATTARIMGCSEGSVKTHLSRARDTLQRQLEDFR
- a CDS encoding DUF3106 domain-containing protein; this encodes MNRSNRLFILVCALLLALSGMAFAQTPPPTAPSTQRTAQAPEWERLTPAQRDAIMTVVRERWDANPGQRTRMLQHAERWQRMTPEQRQRAKAGERRWKQMSPEQRKHARATFEQRRDLPPAQRAPLREQLKAMPKEQRREWIRAHRRNQDLNQNLDQDRNRAPTR
- a CDS encoding alpha/beta hydrolase, with the protein product MTTMRRRPWPGLAFVLLLALGAAFRQPAPAAAQATASAAPMMHEVAYGPDPAQRFDVYLPDTSPLKGAPTIFYVHGGGWRRGDKAMRGLIEAKQKRWTAAGAIVISTNYRMLPDTDPIEQARDIARAVAKAQDTVAALGGDPDGFVLMGHSAGAHLVGLLAASPAMVRQAGVKPWRASVLLDGGAIDTEATMRGRNPPLFDDAFGKDPAYWRAASPLAQLNTKIAPVLAVCASGRRDSCPANRLFLDKAARFGTRTQLLEKPMSHMEINRDLGEDNDYTREVEAFLRGVGVPLQG